The Brassica napus cultivar Da-Ae unplaced genomic scaffold, Da-Ae ScsIHWf_603;HRSCAF=896, whole genome shotgun sequence genome includes a region encoding these proteins:
- the LOC125604717 gene encoding uncharacterized protein LOC125604717, whose amino-acid sequence MDKSWVWLPRASNDYEKGATDFVNKSALRLGNPLQISCPCVDCRNMCHQNLNTVVEHLVIRGMDKKYKRNDCWSVHGEIRKTQTDEFESVDHLEAYELFRTAFSVAEDNPQTGEQPEVFKGEEDSEFKKKLQDAETPLYSSCPNYSKISAIMGLYHIKVKSGISENYFDQILTLVQDMLPQGNVLPKSTGDIKKFLKIFGFGYDVIHACKNDCILFRKQYEDMDSCPRCGASRWEVDKRTGENKIGIPAKVLRYFPIKERLKRMFRSKRMAKDLQWHFSNGSEDDTMRHPVDSLTWAQVNDKWPEFASDPRNLRLGLSTDGMNPFSIQNTKYSTWPVFLVNYNMPPSLCMKAENIMLSLLIPGPAAPSNNIDVYLAPLIDDLIDLWNEGIQAYDSLSNENFTLRAILLWTISDYPGLGTLAGCKVKGKQACTVCGKDTPFRWLKFSRKMVYLGNRRRLRPGHPYRRRKAWFDNTVEEGTASRIQTGSDIFEMLKDLKNDFGKPLEKKGKKRKSTVDEDDEIGGEEYEEDTDQWRWKKRSILFDLPYWKVVLSQYHCD is encoded by the exons ATGGACAAGTCCTGGGTTTGGCTTCCAAG GGCCAGCAATGATTATGAAAAGGGGGCAACTGATTTCGTGAATAAGTCAGCGTTGAGGTTGGGTAATCCTCTTCAAATCTCATGTCCCTGTGTCGACTGTCGGAACATGTGTCACCAAAATCTCAACACAGTCGTGGAGCATTTAGTCATAAGGGGGATGGATAAGAAGTACAAGAGGAATGATTGTTGGAGCGTTCATGGAGAGATAAGAAAGACGCAGACAGATGAGTTTGAAAGTGTTGACCACTTAGAAGCATACGAGTTGTTTAGAACTGCATTCTCTGTTGCTGAAGACAATCCACAAACCGGAGAGCAACCAGAAGTATTTAAAGGTGAAGAAGACTCTGAGTTCAAGAAGAAATTGCAGGATGCAGAAACTCCACTCTACTCCAGCTGTCCCAACTACAGTAAGATATCTGCAATCATGGGATTGTATCACATAAAAGTTAAGAGTGGGATTTCAGAGAATTATTTTGATCAGATTTTGACATTGGTACAAGACATGCTGCCTCAAGGGAATGTCCTTCCAAAGTCCACAGGCGACATCAAGAAATTTCTGAAGATATTTGGGTTTGGTTATGATGTTATTCACGCTTGCAAGAATGATTGTATTCTTTTTCGGAAGCAGTATGAGGATATGGATAGCTGCCCAAGATGTGGTGCTTCAAGATGGGAAGTTGATAAGCGTACGGGGGAAAATAAGATTGGGATTCCAGCAAAGGTACTACGGTATTTTCCTATCAAAGAAAGACTGAAGCGGATGTTTAGATCAAAGAGGATGGCTAAGGATTTGCAATGGCATTTCAGCAATGGTAGTGAAGATGATACCATGCGACACCCGGTGGACTCACTGACTTGGGCTCAGGTTAATGATAAATGGCCAGAGTTTGCTTCTGATCCGAGAAACCTTCGCCTTGGACTATCTACAGATGGTATGAATCCTTTTTCCATTCAGAACACAAAGTACAGCACATGGCCAGTCTTCTTGGTAAACTACAATATGCCTCCCAGTCTGTGCATGAAGGCAGAGAACATAATGTTGAGTCTCCTCATCCCTGGTCCAGCTGCACCAAGCAACAACATCGACGTTTATCTTGCTCCATTGATAGATGATCTGATTGACTTGTGGAATGAAGGTATACAGGCATATGACTCATTATCCAATGAGAATTTCACACTCCGAGCTATTCTGTTGTGGACTATCAGCGACTATCCAGGTTTGGGGACACTTGCTGGTTGTAAAGTGAAAGGGAAACAGGCGTGTACTGTATGTGGAAAGGATACACCTTTCAGGTGGTTAAAATTTAGTCGAAAGATGGTTTATTTGGGCAATAGGAGACGACTGAGGCCAGGGCACCCTTACCGACGCCGCAAAGCATGGTTTGACAATACTGTAGAGGAAGGGACTGCAAGCAGAATTCAAACCGGATCTGACATATTTGAGATGCTCAAGGACTTGAAGAATGATTTTGGAAAACCTTTAGAGAAGAAAGGCAAGAAGAGAAAATCTACTGtggatgaagatgatgagattGGAGGtgaagaatatgaagaagatACTGACCAATGGAGGTGGAAGAAACGGTCAATTCTATTCGACTTACCTTACTGGAAGGTAGTACTTTCTCAATATCACTGTGattga
- the LOC125604719 gene encoding uncharacterized protein LOC125604719, translated as MPVRHNIDVMHVEKNVSDAILSMLMHSAKSKDGVKARQDLEDMGIRSSLHTEVRGKRTYLPPASYWLTKDEKKIFCKRLSEFRGPDGYCANIANCVSMDPPQINGLKSHDHHVLLQNLLPVALRKLLPKGPRIAVTRLCNFFCRLCQRVIDPEKLLELESELVETMCQMERFFPPSLFDIMFHLPIHLAREARLGGPVHFRWMYPFERYMKTLKSYVKNFARPEACMAEGYMAAECIAFCMEFLQKSVPVNQPASRNEDVDLDDDILEGRPIQRSKDVLLSDKERDIAHRYVLMNTAVMEPYIDMHLEALQEKDPRCRQNQTLLWKLHVEQFTQWVKDKIYSNPEEQSKKLKWLAFGPRNSVARYKGLIINGHRFQIESLKRKTQNSGVAYDAFSMCRSSAKDSKHMADIVSYYGVIEEIILLDYHMFHVPLFRCKWANKGHGLKVEDGFTVVNFHLSQAAFQKDPYILPSQAKQVFYSNDDSSDWSVVMRAPPRGYHELETEEEFAAPPVFVEENEDLGNDCSDDESFCCRDDCEGVLVVE; from the exons ATGCCGGTACGTCATAACATTGACGTAATGCATGTGGAAAAGAATGTGTCTGACGCCATACTATCCATGTTGATGCATAGTGCAAAGTCAAAAGATGGTGTTAAAGCTAGGCAAGATTTAGAAGATATGGGGATTCGCAGCTCCTTACACACTGAGGTACGTGGAAAAAGGACATACCTACCTCCAGCTTCTTATTGGTTGACGAAGgatgagaagaagatattttgcaAGAGGTTATCTGAATTCAGAGGACCAGATGGCTATTGTGCTAATATTGCAAATTGTGTTTCCATGGATCCTCCTCAGATTAATGGTTTAAAGTCACATGATCATCATGTTCTTCTGCAAAACCTATTACCTGTTGCATTGCGAAAATTGCTTCCTAAAGGTCCTAGGATTGCAGTGACTAGATTATGCAACTTCTTCTGCAGACTGTGTCAGCGTGTGATTGATCCTGAAAAGCTACTGGAACTAGAGAGTGAGCTTGTTGAGACAATGTGTCAGATGGAGCGGTTCTTTCCCCCATCACTCTTTGATATAATGTTCCACCTCCCTATACATCTAGCTAGAGAGGCACGCTTGGGAGGGCCAGTACACTTTAGATGGATGTATCCATTTGAAag GTACATGAAAACACTTAAGTCCTACGTTAAAAATTTTGCACGACCAGAAGCATGTATGGCTGAGGGTTACATGGCAGCAGAATGTATTGCCTTCTGCATGGAATTTCTTCAAAAATCTGTACCAGTTAATCAACCTGCGAGTCGTAATGAAGATGTTGATTTAGATGATGACATCCTTGAAGGCCGTCCAATCCAGAGATCCAAAGATGTTCTACTTTCTGATAAAGAGCGAGACATCGCACATAGATATGTTCTAATGAACACAGCAGTTATGGAGCCATATATTGA TATGCATTTGGAAGCGTTGCAAGAGAAAGATCCTCGTTGTCGGCAAAATCAGACTCTGTTATGGAAGTTACATGTGGAACAGTTTACACAATGGGTAAAGGATAAG ATTTATTCTAACCCAGAGGAGCAGTCGAAAAAGCTAAAATGGTTAGCATTTGGACCAAGAAATTCAGTTGCAAGGTACAAAGGCTTAATCATCAATGGACATCGCTTTCAGATAGAGTCGCTAAAGAGGAAGACTCAGAACAGTGGGGTAGCATATGATGCTTTCAGTATGTGTAGATCGAGTGCAAAAGATAGTAAACATATGGCAGATATAGTATCCTACTACGGAGTGATAGAAGAGATTATACTACTCGACTACCATATGTTCCACGTCCCACTCTTCAGGTGTAAGTGGGCCAACAAAGGGCATGGTTTGAAGGTGGAAGATGGTTTTACGGTTGTGAACTTCCACTTAAGCCAAGCAGCATTCCAAAAAGATCCATACATTCTGCCGTCACAAGCAAAGCAAGTGTTTTATTCCAATGATGACTCTTCTGATTGGTCTGTGGTTATGAGGGCACCACCTAGAGGGTATCACGAGTTAGAGACAGAAGAAGAGTTTGCTGCTCCACCAGTATTCGTCGAGGAGAATGAAGATTTGGGAAATGATTGTTCTGATGATGAGAGTTTCTGTTGTAGGGATGATTGTGAGGGGGTCTTAGTTGTGGAGTAA
- the LOC125604718 gene encoding uncharacterized protein LOC125604718 isoform X1, producing MTSNCFFNVSYRIKIMEYGMIQRRSKRQRGLDASVEPLKSGKKRTLLNASVDEEQTQHQAEHHTEEEHQEEEIQEEELQGEEQPERDFRKDKEKTPEAAEDEHNSKPKSRRGRGPTRLSRVAKNPEDKIDIEFNTLGEHIGDGSVLLSSFLGILVREHVPVLLEDWRQLDELTRDTMWEEIQARFNLKEQWQKDAIIKQMGGLFRASKSRLVANIRAISSREKIINLKPSNIPSLATWLNWVKSKKGEDFKKTSAHFRELRRSQIPHTTGRRGMVRLTHKMKKQSKEPEKVTRSKVWIEAHTHKDGRPARPEFEETIEKIKTIDSELDSTASTNIKEDAVSKVLGQDRPGRVRGLGRGITASKLAILAARDTHVMKLEAKQAELVDVVRGLQEQLHNLTESRRVEVGSTSEVNTDVYKGGRGCQILDWCVEEEVVIGEGEFVSSDAAYKIGRIPIGPNTAAIIVKSYEEQEAGPLWRPSVTVRTLRQAVGQVIAWPVDRFILDSEMDSPTHKTAGSAVTSDDKINIYDWNSTGVIVAEGRLCSTDPDDLVNDIPLGPGAAIVKVDVAVVEDAYQWRPVSDEMFLMSHAVKMKISWPQNKIQQISQQAMKETISKNSSPKVIF from the exons ATGACTAGTAACTGTTTTTTTAACGTTAGTTACAGGATAAAGATAATGGAGTACGGGATGATTCAACGTCGCAGTAAGCGCCAACGAGGACTAGATGCTAGCGTTGAACCACTTAAGTCTGGGAAGAAACGCACGTTATTGAATGCAAGTGTAGACGAAGAGCAAACACAACATCAAGCAGAGCATCATACAGAAGAAGAGcatcaagaagaagagattCAAGAAGAAGAGCTTCAAGGAGAAGAGCAGCCAGAAAGGGACTTCAgaaaagataaagaaaaaaCTCCAGAAGCTGCAGAGGACGAACATAACTCAAAGCCGAAGTCAAGGAGAGGAAGAGGACCAACCAGATTGAGTAGAGTTGCTAAAAATCCTGAGGATAAGATCGACATTGAATTTAACACTCTCGGTGAGCATATTGGAGATGGCTCAGTGCTACTTTCATCCTTTCTGGGTATTCTTGTGAGAGAGCATGTACCAGTGTTACTCGAAGACTGGAGGCAACTCGATGAACTTACAAGAGACACAATGTGGGAGGAAATTCAG GCAAGGTTCAACTTGAAAGAACAATGGCAAAAGGATGCTATTATAAAACAAATGGGTGGTCTCTTCAGGGCATCAAAATCACGGCTGGTGGCCAATATCCGTGCTATAAGTAGCAGGGAAAAAATTATTAACTTAAAACCAAGCAATATTCCCTCTTTGGCAACTTGGCTAAATTGGGTGAAGAgcaagaaaggagaagattttAAG AAAACAAGTGCCCACTTCAGGGAATTGCGTAGGAGTCAGATCCCGCACACTACAGGACGCAGAGGAATGGTTCGTCTAACTCATAAAATG AAGAAGCAGAGCAAGGAGCCTGAAAAGGTTACTAGAAGTAAGGTTTGGATTGAAGCACACACACATAAAGATGGGAGACCCGCGAGACCAGAATTTGAAGAAACCATT gaaaaaatcaaaacaattgaTAGTGAGCTCGACTCCACTGCTAGCACGAATATTAAAGAAGATGCTGTGAGTAAAGTCTTAGGACAAGACAGACCAGGAAGAGTTAGAGGTCTAGGCCGAGGGATTACTGCATCAAAGTTAGCTATATTGGCAGCTAGAGACACACACGTCATGAAGCTTGAGGCCAAACAAGCAGAACTAGTGGATGTAGTTCGTGGCTTGCAGGAACAACTTCATAACTTGACTGAATCAAGGAGAGTTGAAGTTGGGTCTACCTCTGAAGTGAATACTGATGTTTACAAAGGGGGCCGTGGATGTCAGATTTTGGATTGGTGTGTAGAGGAAGAGGTTGTTATTGGGGAAGGAGAGTTTGTTTCATCTGACGCAGCGTACAAGATTGGACGCATTCCAATAGGTCCTAACACGGCTGCTATTATTGTCAAGTCATATGAGGAGCAAGAAGCAGGGCCACTATGGAGGCCTTCAGTAACTGTCAGAACACTGAGGCAAGCTGTTGGACAAGTTATCGCATGGCCAGTAGATAGGTTCATATTGGACAGTGAAATGGACTCTCCAACTCATAAGACTGCTGGTTCTGCG GTGACAAGTGATGATAAgataaacatatatgattggAATTCAACTGGTGTAATTGTTGCTGAGGGTCGTTTGTGTTCGACGGACCCAGATGATCTGGTAAACGACATCCCACTAGGTCCAGGTGCTGCTATTGTGAAGGTTGATGTGGCAGTTGTTGAAGATGCATATCAATGGAGACCAGTTTCTGATGAAATGTTTCTGATGAGTCATGCAGTTAAGATGAAAATCTCATGGCCTCAAAATAAGATTCAACAGATTAGTCAGCAAGCCATGAAGGAGACGATATCAAAGAATAGCTCTCCCAAGGTAATATTCTAA
- the LOC125604718 gene encoding uncharacterized protein LOC125604718 isoform X2, with protein sequence MTSNCFFNVSYRIKIMEYGMIQRRSKRQRGLDASVEPLKSGKKRTLLNASVDEEQTQHQAEHHTEEEHQEEEIQEEELQGEEQPERDFRKDKEKTPEAAEDEHNSKPKSRRGRGPTRLSRVAKNPEDKIDIEFNTLGEHIGDGSVLLSSFLGILVREHVPVLLEDWRQLDELTRDTMWEEIQARFNLKEQWQKDAIIKQMGGLFRASKSRLVANIRAISSREKIINLKPSNIPSLATWLNWVKSKKGEDFKKTSAHFRELRRSQIPHTTGRRGMVRLTHKMKKQSKEPEKVTRSKVWIEAHTHKDGRPARPEFEETIEKIKTIDSELDSTASTNIKEDAVSKVLGQDRPGRVRGLGRGITASKLAILAARDTHVMKLEAKQAELVDVVRGLQEQLHNLTESRRVEVGSTSEVNTDVYKGGRGCQILDWCVEEEVVIGEGEFVSSDAAYKIGRIPIGPNTAAIIVKSYEEQEAGPLWRPSVTVRTLRQAVGQVIAWPVDRFILDSEMDSPTHKTAGSAMIW encoded by the exons ATGACTAGTAACTGTTTTTTTAACGTTAGTTACAGGATAAAGATAATGGAGTACGGGATGATTCAACGTCGCAGTAAGCGCCAACGAGGACTAGATGCTAGCGTTGAACCACTTAAGTCTGGGAAGAAACGCACGTTATTGAATGCAAGTGTAGACGAAGAGCAAACACAACATCAAGCAGAGCATCATACAGAAGAAGAGcatcaagaagaagagattCAAGAAGAAGAGCTTCAAGGAGAAGAGCAGCCAGAAAGGGACTTCAgaaaagataaagaaaaaaCTCCAGAAGCTGCAGAGGACGAACATAACTCAAAGCCGAAGTCAAGGAGAGGAAGAGGACCAACCAGATTGAGTAGAGTTGCTAAAAATCCTGAGGATAAGATCGACATTGAATTTAACACTCTCGGTGAGCATATTGGAGATGGCTCAGTGCTACTTTCATCCTTTCTGGGTATTCTTGTGAGAGAGCATGTACCAGTGTTACTCGAAGACTGGAGGCAACTCGATGAACTTACAAGAGACACAATGTGGGAGGAAATTCAG GCAAGGTTCAACTTGAAAGAACAATGGCAAAAGGATGCTATTATAAAACAAATGGGTGGTCTCTTCAGGGCATCAAAATCACGGCTGGTGGCCAATATCCGTGCTATAAGTAGCAGGGAAAAAATTATTAACTTAAAACCAAGCAATATTCCCTCTTTGGCAACTTGGCTAAATTGGGTGAAGAgcaagaaaggagaagattttAAG AAAACAAGTGCCCACTTCAGGGAATTGCGTAGGAGTCAGATCCCGCACACTACAGGACGCAGAGGAATGGTTCGTCTAACTCATAAAATG AAGAAGCAGAGCAAGGAGCCTGAAAAGGTTACTAGAAGTAAGGTTTGGATTGAAGCACACACACATAAAGATGGGAGACCCGCGAGACCAGAATTTGAAGAAACCATT gaaaaaatcaaaacaattgaTAGTGAGCTCGACTCCACTGCTAGCACGAATATTAAAGAAGATGCTGTGAGTAAAGTCTTAGGACAAGACAGACCAGGAAGAGTTAGAGGTCTAGGCCGAGGGATTACTGCATCAAAGTTAGCTATATTGGCAGCTAGAGACACACACGTCATGAAGCTTGAGGCCAAACAAGCAGAACTAGTGGATGTAGTTCGTGGCTTGCAGGAACAACTTCATAACTTGACTGAATCAAGGAGAGTTGAAGTTGGGTCTACCTCTGAAGTGAATACTGATGTTTACAAAGGGGGCCGTGGATGTCAGATTTTGGATTGGTGTGTAGAGGAAGAGGTTGTTATTGGGGAAGGAGAGTTTGTTTCATCTGACGCAGCGTACAAGATTGGACGCATTCCAATAGGTCCTAACACGGCTGCTATTATTGTCAAGTCATATGAGGAGCAAGAAGCAGGGCCACTATGGAGGCCTTCAGTAACTGTCAGAACACTGAGGCAAGCTGTTGGACAAGTTATCGCATGGCCAGTAGATAGGTTCATATTGGACAGTGAAATGGACTCTCCAACTCATAAGACTGCTGGTTCTGCG ATGATCTGGTAA